The Mercurialis annua linkage group LG2, ddMerAnnu1.2, whole genome shotgun sequence genome contains a region encoding:
- the LOC126668753 gene encoding uncharacterized protein LOC126668753 produces the protein MGKKTKNNASTLKKFVHKPRFGNNFLVDPQGTAGGLLLLWNDEVTVHIQLTSSFFIVAAVQLEDGSLFDVIFCHLHCNPAIRCSQFLCLAALKSQLLNNFVVCGDFNDILYPSEKEGGLAYVPASHFQFLNFIRELCLLDLGYIGSHFTWSNRRQYPDLIRLRLDRVLASGGWTSLFPQANILHLSDLGSDHCPLLLNTQNFIPRRSFLFKFDRRWGTHPEVLPLLTNIWGTSVAGSKLYQVFTKLKQTRHHLKTWSSQLYKRSYRNTEAITRRIIDLKQISPMDIDWSTIRDLEYQLKQFHIQDEIYWAQKSRVQWLKCGDCNSKFFHAKYKERNRRNNISGLRSMQGSWVTDQISINTLILNHFQNIYQTSVPVGIESCLQHFPSTITATMNASLSSPITAAEVHTAIFSINSWKAPGIDGFTSFFFQTYWPLIGNQITQAVQSFFFIKGRMLKSINHTLIVLIPKVKWPQQVSDFRPISLCNVLYKIISKILTARLQEVLPHIISYSQNAFVKNRVISENILLVHEILHSFKHQKTKHSQNLALKLDISKAYDRIEWSFLQHIMQKWGFSDIFINWIMQCVTSVTFSIQINGHIQGYFHPSRGLRQGDPLSPLLFVICAQGLSHMIDQAVNSGFLSGIKLQRNGPVISHLLFADDSIIFSQADMQSVIRIQPLLHKYALASGQVINMDKSDLFFSANVDSQLRRQIASFMQIQHQSQSQKYLRIPTFFGASKSVTFSHIVHKIQHKLNGWTENYLSMGGKEVLIKAIISAIPIYTMMCFRLPVSLCNKINQMVATYWWGQNGDIRKMHWIAWSTICQSKWNGGLGFKDMACFNQSLLAKQVWRLVQSPNSLLSQVLKARYFPHTDILHASIGRRPSWGWRSLIHGLRLLKQGLLWQINSGNSVHCFTQPWIPPTYPFLPHARNLVSHPDLSMKVADLKVPSTATWDPDGQFTVKSGYHTALQKKYPMHLVAVPNFNPARWKFLWNLLLPNKIKIFLWRAIHGGLATGAELDRRLQTSHCCSFCGEMETLEHLFFECPQVVQVWFLSPLSLRASNFPSIHFSQLWLIITDQLHQMDSSNSSVQLFCFILWQIWKTRNKNVFDNMVVQPSEVSLVSCQASTEFANSQVDISPSFPILENRVPQQLRWIPPPQGILKLNYDAATDHKHKFGTIGVIARDNLGVTKGRFTAFFRFIWDPGVLEFLALREAMIWALKMGWFSVIFEGDAAQIS, from the exons ATGGGAAAAA AAACTAAAAACAATGCTTCTACACTAAAGAAGTTTGTACATAAACCAAGGTTTGGTAATAATTTTTTGGTGGATCCTCAAGGTACTGCTGGTGGGTTACTTCTGTTGTGGAATGATGAAGTGACTGTCCATATTCAACTCACTTCTTCTTTCTTTATTGTGGCTGCAGTGCAATTAGAAGATGGTTCTTTGTTTGATGTAATCTTTTGTCATCTTCACTGTAACCCAGCAATTAGGTGTTCTCAGTTCCTTTGTTTAGCTGCTTTAAAATCTCAGTTGTTAAATAACTTTGTAGTGTGTGGAGATTTTAATGATATATTGTACCCTTCTGAGAAAGAAGGTGGACTTGCCTATGTCCCAGCTTCTCATTTCCAATTTCTGAATTTCATTCGTGAATTATGTTTATTAGACCTTGGATATATTGGTAGCCATTTTACATGGTCTAATAGGAGGCAATATCCTGATTTGATAAGACTCAGGCTTGATCGGGTTTTAGCTTCAGGGGGTTGGACATCCTTATTCCCACAGGCAAACATTCTACACCTATCTGATTTAGGGTCAGATCATTGCCCTCTACTGTTAAATACTCAGAATTTTATACCTCGTCGATCTTTCTTGTTCAAATTTGATAGAAGATGGGGTACACATCCTGAGGTGTTACCATTACTCACTAATATTTGGGGGACATCTGTAGCAGGATCTAAGTTGTACCAAGTTTTTACTAAATTGAAACAAACTAGACATCATTTGAAAACTTGGAGTTCTCAACTTTACAAGAGATCCTATCGCAATACAGAAGCTATTACACGCAGAATAATAGATCTCAAGCAAATTTCTCCTATGGATATAGATTGGTCAACTATTCGAGATTTGGAGTATCagttaaaacagtttcatattCAAGATGAAATATATTGGGCTCAAAAATCAAGAGTTCAATGGTTAAAATGTGGGGACTGCAACTCCAAATTTtttcatgccaaatataaagaGAGGAACCGAAGAAACAACATTTCTGGTTTGAGAAGTATGCAGGGTTCTTGGGTTACTgatcaaatttcaattaatacTCTCATCCTcaatcattttcaaaatatatatcaaaCCAGTGTTCCAGTTGGGATTGAATCTTGTTTACAACATTTCCCATCAACTATTACAGCAACAATGAATGCCTCTTTATCAAGCCCTATAACAGCAGCTGAAGTTCATACTGCAATTTTCTCTATTAATTCTTGGAAGGCTCCAGGTATTGATGGATTTACATCCTTCTTTTTTCAAACTTATTGGCCTTTGATTGGAAATCAAATTACTCAAGCAgtacaatcttttttttttattaaaggaaGGATGCTTAAGAGTATTAATCATACTCTTATTGTTTTAATTCCTAAAGTCAAGTGGCCACAACAAGTGTCTGATTTCCGACCCATAAGTTTATGCAATGTGCTTTACAAAATTATTTCAAAGATCTTGACTGCTCGATTGCAAGAAGTTCTCCCTCACATTATCAGCTACAGCCAGAATGCTTTTGTAAAGAATAGGGTTATATCTGAAAATATTTTGCTCGTTCATGAAATACTACATTCTTTCAAGCATCAGAAAACTAAACATAGTCAGAATTTGGCTTTAAAGCTTGATATAAGCAAAGCGTATGATAGAATTGAATGGAGTTTTTTGCAACACATTATGCAGAAATGGGGTTTTTCAGATATCTTCATCAATTGGATTATGCAATGTGTGACTTCGGTAACTTTCTCAATTCAAATTAATGGTCATATTCAGGGGTATTTTCATCCATCTCGAGGTTTGCGACAAGGAGATCCTTTGTCTCctttattatttgttatttgtGCTCAGGGTTTATCTCATATGATTGATCAAGCTGTCAATTCAGGTTTTTTGTCTGGTATCAAATTGCAAAGGAATGGACCAGTTATATCGCATTTATTATTTGCGGATGATTCCATTATTTTCTCACAGGCTGATATGCAATCAGTTATTCGAATCCAACCTCTGTTACATAAATATGCTTTAGCAAGTGGACAAGTGATTAACATGGATAAATCTGATCTATTTTTTAGTGCAAATGTGGATTCTCAGTTGCGACGACAGATAGCTTCTTTCATGCAGATTCAGCATCAATCCCAATCTCAGAAGTATTTAAGAATTCCTACTTTCTTTGGAGCTTCTAAAAGTGTTACTTTCAGTCATATTGTGCACAAGATTCAGCATAAACTGAATGGTTGGACAGAAAACTACCTTTCTATGGGAGGTAAGGAGGTGTTAATAAAGGCTATCATCTCTGCTATACCCATTTATACAATGATGTGCTTTCGCCTTCCTGTTTCATTATGcaacaaaattaatcaaatggTGGCTACTTATTGGTGGGGTCAAAATGGAGATATAAGAAAAATGCATTGGATTGCATGGTCTACTATTTGTCAAAGCAAATGGAATGGTGGCCTCGGATTTAAAGATATGGCTTGCTTCAATCAAAGTTTACTTGCAAAACAAGTTTGGAGATTAGTTCAGTCTCCAAATTCGTTATTATCTCAGGTTTTGAAAGCAAGATATTTTCCTCATACTGATATCTTACATGCTTCTATTGGAAGACGACCTTCATGGGGTTGGCGAAGCTTAATTCATGGTCTTCGATTGTTGAAACAGGGCCTCCTTTGGCAAATAAACTCAGGAAATAGTGTTCACTGTTTTACTCAACCTTGGATTCCTCCAACTTATCCATTTCTTCCTCATGCACGAAATTTAGTATCTCATCCAGACTTGAGCATGAAAGTTGCTGATCTTAAAGTTCCTTCAACTGCTACTTGGGATCcag ATGGTCAATTCACGGTAAAATCTGGCTATCATACagcattacaaaaaaaatatcctATGCATCTTGTTGCCGTGCCAAATTTTAATCCTGCACGCTGGAAATTCTTATGGAATCTTTTACTTCCAAACAAGATTAAGATTTTTCTATGGCGAGCCATACATGGTGGTCTAGCTACAGGCGCAGAACTAGATAGGAGATTGCAAACATCGCATTGTTGTTCCTTTTGTGGTGAAATGGAGACTTTGGAACATCTTTTTTTTGAATGTCCCCAAGTAGTTCAGGTTTGGTTCCTTAGTCCTCTTTCTCTGCGTGCTTCCAATTTTCCATCTATTCATTTCTCACAGTTATGGTTGATTATTACTGATCAGTTGCACCAAATGGATTCTTCAAACAGTAGTGTCCAActtttctgttttattttatgGCAAATTTGGAAAACCAGGAATAAAAATGTTTTTGATAACATGGTGGTGCAAccttctgaagtctctttagTAAGTTGTCAGGCGTCTACAGAATTTGCTAATAGTCAGGTGGATATATCTCCTTCGTTTCCAATTCTGGAAAATAGGGTTCCTCAGCAACTCAGATGGATACCTCCACCACAGGGCATACTCAAGCTCAATTATGATGCAGCCactgatcacaaacataaatTTGGTACAATTGGAGTTATAGCTAGAGATAATTTGGGAGTTACAAAAGGGAGATTCACAGCGTTCTTTCGATTCATATGGGATCCTGGAGTTCTAGAGTTTCTAGCGTTACGGGAAGCTATGATTTGGGCACTGAAAATGGGATGGTTTTCTGTGATTTTTGAAGGAGATGCCGCTCAAATTTCTTAA